GCCGGCCTCCGGGCCCCGGCCGAAACCGGATCACGTGGTCACGCGCTTGTAAACAATGGGACACAAGAACACTCAAAATAGGTAAACCACAGCAGTCGGGCGCAGCGTGCTCTAGCGTCACGTCCGACACGGGGGCGGTTGTGTGGCCGGGGGGCTCCAACCGCGCCGGAAGTGAAGGGGACGACCAAGTGGGGGGCCATGGGGTTGTTCGAAGCTGCCGGAGCAAGGGTGATTGATTCACCTGCCGGGACAGCAGCCGAGTTGGACCGCGTACCGGAACGCGGCGGGAAAGGCAGAAACAAGCCGACGGAACGGCGGCTGCGGCAGCTGGCGTTAGCCGTTGACACAGGGGGTGTCCTGCTGCCGGTGGGGCTGCTCTGTGCCGTGACACAGCAGCCGCAGCCACTGCTCACCGCGACGCTGGCCAGTGCGTCATGGCTGGCCGTCGGCGCATCGAAGAATCGTTACAGCCGGGAGGAACCGGCCGGTGACGATGCCGTGCTGCCGGTCTTGCGGGACTGGCTGACCATGCTGGGCGTGCTGGCCGTCGTCTGCGTCGCGGCGCGGGTCGAGGTCTCGCTCAAGGTCTGTGTGCTCGCGCTGCTGCCGTGCCTGGCACTGGGCGTGGCCCGGCGCAAGCTCGTGCACCGGTATCTGCTGGCCATCCGGCGTCGCGCGCAGGCGCTGCGCCGGGTGCTGATCGTCGGGGAGGCGGGCGCCGTCGATGTGGTGCTCGCGGAGCTGGCACACCGTACCGATCATGAATATGTCGTCGTCGGCAGCTGTCTCGTCGGCGAGGAGACCACCGACTCGGCGGTGCCGGTCCCTGCCCGGCTCGCGTCCGACGGGAACACACCCGAAGCGGCACTGGACGGCGAGACCGTCCTCGGGTGCGCCGCCGAACTCGACGCCGATCTCGTCTTCGTGGTGCCGGGCCGACAGCTGTCCGCGGCGCGGGTGCGGCGGCTCGCCTGGGCCCTGCATGACGGAGGCCGGAATCTGGCCATACTGCCGGGCCTGATCGATGTGTCGCAGCATCGTGTCCGGCTCGCGAAGGCGGCGGGCCTGACGGTGATGCACATAGACCCGGCGGCGCGGCGGGGGATGCCGGTGCTGCTGAAGCAGATCACGGACCGGCTGGGAGCGCTGCTGCTGCTGATGCTGCTCTCCCCCGTGTTCGCCCTGGTGGCGGCGGCGATAAGGCTCACCTCCAGTGGGCCGGTGTTCTACTGGCAGATCCGGGTCGGCCAGGATCTGATGCCGTTCCGGATGTGGAAGTTCCGCACGATGGTCGTCACCGCCGACCGGATGCGGACCGCGCTGGAGGCGTCGAACGAGCACGACGGGGCGATGTTCAAGATCCGGCGGGATCCGCGGGTGACGCCGGTGGGCCGGGTGCTGCGCCGCTTCTCGCTGGACGAACTGCCCCAGCTGTTCAATGTCCTGGCCGGCCATATGTCGTTGGTCGGCCCGCGGCCTCCGCTGCCCGAAGAGGTGGAGCGGTACAACGGGACCGAGCTCCGTCGGCTGTCCGTCAAACCGGGTCTGACCGGTCTGTGGCAGGTCAGCGGGCGGTCCGATCTCACCTGGGACGAGACCGTCGCCCTGGATCTGAGCTATGTGGACAACTGGTCCTACACCCGCGACATCGGTGTGCTGGTCCGGACCGTGCGTGCCGTCGTGGACGGGCGCGGTGCGTACTAGCGGGCTCCGGTGTGCGTCCGGCGCCTCGCCGAGAGGCGGGCGCCGGGCGCACAGCACGAGGCAGGGGCGATCACACCGTGGCCGGCTCCGCGCGCCATGCCTGGTAGGTCCGGGCGATGCCCTCGGCGAGCGGGATGGTGGGCGACCAGCCCAGGGCACGCATCTTGCTGATGTCGAGCAGCTTGCGCGGGGTGCCGTCGGGGCGGGACGGGTCGAAGGCGATCCGGCCCTCGTAGCCCACCGCGGAAGCGACACAGGAGGCCAGGTCGGCGATGGTCAGGTCCGTTCCGCAGCCGACGTTGACCGTGTCGTCGCCGTCATAGCGGCGCAGCAGCACCTCGCAGGCGGCGGCCAGATCGTCGACGTGCAGGAACTCGCGCAACGGTGTGCCGGTGCCCCAGAGGGTGAGCTCCGCCAGTCCCTGCTCCTTCGCCTCGTGGAACCGGCGGATGAGGGCGGGCAGCACATGCGAGGTCTCGAGGTCGAAATTGTCGCCGGGCCCGTAGAGGTTCGTCGGCATGGCGGAGATGAAGGAGGCACCGTATTGCCGGCGGTAGGAGCGGATCTGGACGAGGCCGGCGATCTTGGCGAGCGCGTAGGCCTCGTTGGTGGGCTCCAACGGCCCGCTCAGCAGGGCGTCTTCGGTGATGGGCTGGGCGGCGTGCTTGGGGTAGATACAGCTCGATCCGAGGAACAGCAGTCGGCGCACCCCGGCCTGGTGCGCGCCCGCGATGACGCTGAGCTGGATGCTCAGATTGTCCTCCAGGAACTGCACGGGGTAGGTGCTGTTGGCCATGATCCCGCCGACCTTGGCGGCCGCCAGGACGACGGCGTCGGGGCGGGCCGAGCGCAGATAGGCCGCGGTGGCCCCGGCATCCCGCAGGTCGAGCTCCGCGCGGGTACGGGTCAGCACGTCATAGCCCCGGTCGGACAGCCGCCGGGCCACGGCGGATCCCACCAGGCCTCGGTGGCCCGCGACAAACACGCGAGCGGGTGTGGGCAGCAAGTCATCCATGGGCCGGATTGTGTCAGTCAACCCGATACGCCCACCGGCTATTTCAGGAAATATCTGCCACCCATCGCTCTCGACCAGCGGCGACGGAGCGGGTAGCGTCCACGCCCCGCGGTCCGCCGGCGCGTGGGTAATCCATCAAGTTCGATCCCGATGCACATCACTTCTCGTGGGGGGAAGCCATGCCGAAAACCGCGGTCATCACCGGAATCACCGGTCAGGACGGGTCATATCTCGCCGAATTGCTGCTGAGCAAGGGCTATGAGGTGCACGGGCTGATGAGACGCTCGTCGAGCTTCAACACCGAGCGCATCGACCACATCTACCAGGACCCGCACACCCCCGACCGGAAGCTGCTGCTGCACCACGTCGATCTGTCGGACGGGGTGGCCCTGGTGAATCTGCTGCGCGATGTGCAGCCCGACGAGGTCTACAACCTCGGTGCCCAGTCCCATGTCCGGGTCTCCTTCGACGCTCCGCTGTACACCGGCGATGTGACCGGGCTGGGCGCCGTACGCCTGCTGGAGGCCATCCGCGCCAGCGGCGTGCAGACCCGGCTCTACCAGGCCTCGTCCTCGGAGATGTTCGGCGCCACCCCGCCGCCGCAGAACGAGGCGACGCCCTTCCATCCGCGCAGCCCGTACGGCTGCGCCAAGGTCATGGCGTACTGGTCCACGGTCAACTACCGTGAGGCGTACGGCCTGTTCGGGGTCAACGGCATCCTCTTCAACCACGAGAGCCCGCGGCGCGGCGAAACCTTCGTCACCCGCAAGATCACCCGTGCGGTGGCCCGCATACAGGCGGGCCTGCAGGAGCACCTCTACCTCGGCAACCTCGATGCCGTCCGCGACTGGGGTTACGCCCCGGAGTACGTGGAGGCCATGTGGCGGATGCTGCAGCGTGACGAGCCCGACGACTATGTGGTGGCGACCGGGGTGGCCGCGACCGTACGGGACTTCCTGCAGGCCGCCTTCGAGGCGGTGGGGCTGGACTGGGAGCGCAGTGTGCGCTTCGACCCGAAGTACGAGCGGCCCTCCGAGGTGGACGCGCTCATCGGCGACGCGTCCAAGGCCAAGAGCCTGCTGGACTGGTCGGCGAAGGTGCAGTTCGACGAACTCGCCCGGATCATGGTGGAGTCGGACATACGGCAGCTGGAGGACGAACTCTCCGGTCACCGGGTGCGGGTGGACCGATGACGGTCACCGCCACCGACCGCCGGCTGCGCGGCTTCACCGGCGCCGGCTACGACAAGGGCCGGGGGCTGCTGACCCAGGTCGCCTGGTTTGTCGTGCTCAATGTCCTGTTCATGAAGTGGTGGTGCCCGCCGCGGCTGCGGCCCCCGCTGCTGCGGGCCTTCGGTGCCCGGGTCGGCGCCCGGGTGCTCATCCGGCACCGGGTGCGGGTGCAGTGGCCGTGGAAGCTGACGATCGGCGACGACGTCTGGGTGGGTGAGGACTCCTGGCTGATCAACCTGGAACCGATCACTATCGGCCATGATGTCTGTGTGTCCCAGGGTGCCCTGCTGTGCACCGGGAGCCACCAACGCCGCTCCCCCACCTTCGAGTTCGACAACGCTCCGATCCGTCTGGAGCCGGGGTCCTGGGTGGCCGCCCGCGCCATGGTGCTGCGCGGGGTCACCGTCGGAGCGGATGCGGTGGTCGGGGCCGGTGCGGTCGCCCACCGCGATGTGCCGCCGGGGGCCGTGCACACCACCGGGGGTGCCGTATGAGGATCACCCATGTCGTGACGCTGGTCAGCGACGACGGGGCCTACGGCGGTCCGGTGAGCGTGGCCACCGGGCAGCTGGGCGAACTGGCCGCGCGGGGGCACGAGGTGGAGCTGGTCTCGCTGTGGCGGGGCCGCGGCGCACCCCCGCGGTCCGTGGACGGGGTACCGCTGCACGCCCGGACCGCCCGCACGCTGGTGCCGGGGCAGGGCTTCCTCGGCCTGTTCCACCCAGGGCTGCTGCCCGCGCTCTGGCGGCGGGTGGGCAAGGCCGACGCCGTGCATCTGCACGCCGGGCGGGACCTGGTGTCCCTGGCCGCGCTCGTGGTGGCCGCGGTGCGCCGCCGCCCGTTCCTCGTGCAGACCCATGGCATGGTCCAGCCCCGCGGCTCGGCCGTGGCCCGGCTCTTCGACCGGGTCTATGTCCCGCTGCTGCGCCGGGCGGCCGCGGCACTGGTCCTCACCGACGAGGAAGAGGCCGGGCTGCGGCAGGTGCTGGGCCCGCGCGGACCGCGGCTGGTCAGACTCCCCAACGGGGTCCGCTCCCGCCCGGCCGACGCGGAGCGGAGCAGTACGGATGTGCTGTTCCTCGCGCGTCTGCAGAGCCGCAAACGCCCTGAGGCCTTCGTGCGGATGGCGGCGCTGGTGCACCGCAAACGGCCCGAGGTGTCCTTCACCCTGCACGGTTCGGACGAGGGACGGCTCGCGGAGGTCCGGCGGCTGATCGCCGAGGAGGGGCTCGGCGACGTGGTGACGTACGGCGGGGCCCTCGACCACGACGCCGCGGTGCGGCGGACGGCGCAGGCCACCGTGTACGTGCTGCCCAGCGTCGACGAGCCGTTCCCGATGAGTGTGCTGGAGTCCCTGGCCGTGGGCACCCCGGTGGTCTGCACCGACAGCTGCGGGATCGCCGGTGCGCTCCGGCGGCGCGAGGCCGCTGTGGTGACCGATGGTTCGCCGGAACAGCTGGCGGACGCGGTGCTGCGGCTCCTGGAGGACCCCGCGCTGCGGGAGCGCGTCACCCGCGCCGGCCATGCGGCCGTCGAGGCGGAGTTCTCCCTCACGGCCGTGGCCGACCAACTGGAGGAGTGGTACGGGTCGCTCGCCCGGCCCGGCGGCGGGTGACCGGGGCGGCGGGGGCCCTGGCCCCCGCCGCCTCCGGCTACCGGCCGGCTGCCCTGGCGATCCGCAGCAGCTCGGTGATCCGCTCCAGACCGGCCCGGCTGCTCAGCCGCTGCTCGACGTACTCCGGGCCCCGGGCTCCCAGCCGGGCCGCCCGCCCGGGGTCGTCGGCGAGCGCACGGACCTCCGTCAGCAGCGCCTTCGGGTCCTCCGGTGCGAGCACCGTCCCGGCACCCGAGCGCAGGACCTCCTGGGCGGTGCCCCCTTCGGCGGCCACCGACGCGATCACCGGCCGGCCCGTCATGAAGTACGAGGTCAGCTTGGACGGCAGACTCATGTCCAGCACGGAGGCCTTCTGAGTCACCGCGAGCACATCGGCGGCGGCGAGCACCTCGGGGAAGTCCTCGGCGTCGGCGGGCGGCAGGAAGGACAGCGCGGAGACGCCCGCGGCGAGCCGTTGCAGGTGCGCGCGCTGATTGCCGTCCCCCATGAGCACGAACCGCACGGGCGCGGCTTCCTGATCGGCGAGCCGCGCGGCCTCGACCAGTACCTCCAGCCCCTGCTTGAGACCCATGTTGCCGGCGTGCAGCACCACGGTCTCGCCGTCGGACCAGCCCAGTCGTGCCCGGGTGCGGTCCCGGTCGCCGGTCGGGCCCTGCACATGCGTCCAGTTGGGCACCACATGCACCCGTCCGCGCGGCACGCCCATCGCCGTGACCCGGTCCACGAACGACTCGTGCACCACTCCGACGACGGCCGCCTGGCGCAGCACCCGCGCCTCCACCGCCCCGGCCAGGGCGGCGGCCCGGCCCCCGCCCTGTATGCCGCTCTGCTCGGCGGCGGCCCCCATCAGGTCCTGGACGATCACGACATGCGGTACCCCGGCCTGCCGCGCCAAGCGTCCGCCCAGCACTCCCCCGGCCAGGCTGGGCATCTGGGTGAGCACCACCTCGGGGCGGATGCGCGGTGGTGCCATGGCGCTGTGGGCCAGGATGCTCGCCTCGAACAACGCCCGGCGCAGGGCGGTCTGGTGCGGCGGAACGGTGTGCCGCCGGCGGTGCACCGTCACCCCGCCGCGGCGCTCCCGGACGCGCCATCGGCCGCGATAGCCGTCCGCCACCCGCCAGGCGGGGTAGTGCGGCATGCCCGCGAGGACATGGGTGTCGGCGCCGGATGCGGCCAGGTGCTCGGCTATCTGTGTCGAGTACGGCCCTATGCCGGTGTGTTCGGGTGCGTAGTTGGTCGAGACCACAAGCACGCACCGGCCCGCGAACGAGTCTTCCACGAAAGGCCCCCCTCTGGATGTGCGGTCATCGTAGGAGCCCGTCGGGGCCCGCGGGCTGTGAATTGCGTTGCGATTGTGTCCCGAAGGCGACCTTGTTTCCCGATGTCCCTTAGATTGTGGTCGCTGGTGGGGAGTTGGGGGGAGGTGGGCCGATGCTGCACGGGAAACGTCCGGGCACCGCGGAGCCGGTGCGTGGCATCGCCGCACTGTGCTGCTGGGCGCTGCTGCTGGTGGTGCTGCTGCCGGTGCTGATCCTGCAGTCGCTCGACGCCCGTTTCGGTGCCGCGCTGGCCGTGCAGTGCGTGGTGGTGGTGCACACGGGTGCGGCGCTGGCCCGGGTGCTCACGGACGTCCGGGCCCGGCTGATCGCCTTCGGTTTCTGGCTCTTTTCCTACGTGTGGCTGGGACTCGCGCCGTTGGCGATGCTCGCGACGGACGCGTACCCGCGGGGTTTTGTCGTCGACGCGAACACCGCGTTCGTGACAACGGCCGTGGTGGAGACGGGACTTCTCGCCTACAGCGCGGGGTCGGCGGTGGCGTCCTGGCGGTCGGCGCGCACCTCCACGGTCCTCGAACCGCTCCTTGCCCGGCGGCTGTCGCCGGGGCGGGTGCTGCTGCTGTGCGGTCTGGCGCTGCTGCTGGCGGTCGCGCTGATCCCGGGTCAGGGCGGGCTGTCGGCGTTCTTCCTCAGCCGGCAGGCCGCCAACGAGGCGGCGGCGCAGGCGGCGCCGGCCGCGTCCGCGGACCGGGCGATGGCCGCCTGGGCCCTGTCGGTGCCGGCTTTCTGGGCGCTGGTGGGGCTGGTGCACGTACCGCGGTTCACCGCCGGCGACCGGACCCTGCGCGGATTACGGTGGCTGCTGCTCCCGCTGCTGATCGCGGTGAACGTGGTGGTCAACAACCCCATCAGCCAGCCGCGTTTCTGGGCAGGAACGGTCCTGCTGGCGCTGCTCTTCAGCGCCTCCTGGCTGCGCGGACCGCGGGCCTTCCGGATGGGCGCGGCGGTGGTGGCCGCCGTGGTGCTGGTGGTCTTCCCGTACAGCGACTACTTCCGCTACGACAAGCGGGAAGCCGTCCGTGTCGTCTCGCTCGCCGAGCAGTTCACGTCCAACGGTGACTATGACGCGTTCCAGCAGATCGAGACGGGCGTGGACTACGTCCGTACCCATGGCTTCACCCCGACGGCCGCGCTGGGCCCCCCGCTGTTCTTCGTGCCGCGTGCCGTCTGGCCCGGCAAGCCCGATGACGCGGGCATCCTGCTCGCCCGGCACGCCGGCTACACCTTCGAGAACCTCTCCGCGCCGTTGTGGATCGAGTCGTACATGTGGGCCGGCTTCCCGTCGGTCATCGCCGTCTTCGGCCTGATCGGCGCGGTGGGGCGGCGCATCGACAACCTCCGGCACCGGCTGCGGCGGCGCCCGGGGACCCTCGCGGCCCTGCTGGTACCGGCCTTCGGCTTCTACCAACTGGTGCTGCTGCGCGGCAGTTTGATGGCCATCGTGGGCCCGCTCGCACTGCTCGTCTGCGTCCCGCTACTGATCACCCGTAAAACGGGACGGCGGGCCCTTCCGCCGTCCGCTGAGGACCCCGCGGGCGCCTCGACGTCACCAGCGCACCGCGCCGCCTTGCCTCTACCCACAGGAGGAGCACGTACGTGAGCGTCTTCGACGAGCCCGCGGAGGAGCCGGACCAGATCCGGGACCAGCTGCGCCAGCTCTTCCGGTATCGCGCCCTGGTCGTGCTGGGGCTGGTGCTGGGCATGCTCGGCGGTGGCGCCGTGTCCCTGCTCGGCGGTTCGACCTATACGGCGACCGGCGAGGTCGTGGTCCATGCGATCAGTACGGCGCCCTTCGAGGCCGGCGGGGTCTCGGTGGACAAGCAGATCAGCATGGGCACCGAGCGGCAGATCGCCCAGAGCGCCTCGGTCGCGGCCCGCGCGGGCAAGGCCCTCAAGCTGGCGACCGATCCGGCCACGCTCCAGCGCGATCTGCGGGTGAGCAATCCGCCCGAGACCCAGACCCTGATGTTCGAGTACAGCGCGGACTCCCCGGACCGGGCGTCCGCGCTCGTCAACGCCTTCGTGCAGGCGTATCTGAAGTACCGGCAGGACGCGGCGACCCAGCGGATAGACAAGACCGTCGGCAAGCTGAGCGCCGAACTCAAACCGCTGCAGGAACAGCGCAAGGTGCTGGACCGGCGGATCGCGGGCGGGGGCGGTGCGGCGGGACGGGCCACCGACGAGTCCGAGCGCAGCAATCTGGTGTCGGAGATAGCGGATCTGCAGGGGCGGATCTCCAGCCTGAAGTCCCTCGACACCACGCCCGGTGACATCGTCCGCAAGGGCGATCCGCCGGCCTTCCCGTCCAGCCCCGGTCTCGTCGTGCTGCTGCTCGCCGGGGCCGTGGTCGGTCTGGTGCTGGGCATCCTGGCGGCCTGGATCCGCTCGGTGCTGGAGCCGCGGGTCCGGTCGGTGGCGGATGTACAGGACAATCTGCGGGCACCGGTGCTCGGCATATTGCCGCGCCGGCAGGGCGGTACGGAGCTGCTGGAGGTCGGGCGGACCGGCCGCGGCAACCGTGCGGAGGCCTACCGGACGATCGCATTCCGGCTGGTGCACGACCAGCGCTTCGCGGGACGTGGCAGTCTGCTGGTCGTCTCGCCCCGGGAGAACGCGGAGGCCGTCTCGGTCGCGGTCAACCTGGCCGGTGCGTTCGCCGAGATCGGCAACGACATCCTGCTGGTCGAGGCCGATCTGCGCACTCCGCAGCTCGCCCAGCGGCTCCCGCTGCACCCCGGCCACGGGCGTCCGGTGCCGGGCAGCTGGGCGGACGGCGAGCGGCTCGCCGTGGACGCGGGCGTGGACGGGCGGTTCGATCTGCTGCCCGGCCGGGAGGTGCCCAACCCGGCACGTACCCTGTCCTCACCGCGGTTCGCGCGGCTGCTGAACACACCGTCCGGCCCGAACGAGAATGTCGTGGTCGTCACCGGGCCGCTGCTGTCACATGCGGACGGGCTTGCCGTCGCCAAGCAGGCGGCCGGCGTCGTCGTGGTCTGTGATCTCAACGAGGTCCGCCGGGACGATCTGGACCGGGTGTGGGAGCTGATCACCGGCGCCGGCGGGCACATCCTGGGGGCCGTCCTGGACAAGGGCAGCCGCGCGACGTCGCTGCGCCGGCTGACGGACGGCGGGCCGACGCACCGCAAGCGTGGCCGGGGCCGCCCACGGGCCGCCGCGGTGGCACCGCCGCCCCGGCCCGGCCCGCCGCCGCCCCGCCTCGGCCCGGCGCCGCAGGACGGAACGCCCCTCGACTCCGACACCACCTCGCTGCGCAGGTGACGGCCATCCGTCCGGCGGGTGCGGACGGCCGGTCCGCGCCCGCGGCGCCGGGAGGGGCCGCGGCCGGCGGGCGCGGGGTGGGCTCGACCGCCCGCGGCAGTCTCTTCGGTCTGGCGGGCTCGGCCGCCAACGCGCTGTTCGGGTTCGTCCTGGTCGCCGTCATCACCCATGGCCTCGGGGCCGGCGGGGCCGGGGCGGTCTTCACGGGCGTCGCGGCCTTCACCATCCTGAGCAATGCGCTGAAGCTGGGGGCCGATACCGCGCTGGTCCGCTTCGTCTCCCGGGACCTGGAACTCAGCGGCGGGGCCGGCGTACCGGCACTGCTGCGGATCTCGGTCCTGCCGACGCTGCTGGCGAGCGCCGCGGGGGCGGCCGTCCTGCTGTGCTCCCCCGGGCTCGCCGGCCTGCTGCTGCCCGAGCTGGACCCGGGCCAGGCCGCCGCGCTGATACGGCTGTTCGCGGTCTTTCTGCCGGTGACGACGGTGGCGCTGGTGCTGCTCGGGGCCACCCGGGGGTACGGCTCGGTGGTGCCCTTCGTGGGCGTGGAGCAGATCGGGAAGCCGGCCGTGCGGGTGCTGCTCGCGGTGCCGCTGGTACTGCTCGCACCGAGCGTGGCCGGGCTCTCCGCGGCCTGGCTGGCGCCCGGGGTGCTGGGTGCGGTGGCCGCCTGCGTCTCGCTGCGCCGATCCCGCCGTGCGCATCCGGGCTCCGGCCAACCGCCGTCGCAGGCACGGGAGTTCTGGGCCTTCGCCGGGCCGCGGGCGATCTCCTCCGTCTTCGACATCACCGCGGTGTGGATCGGGGTGATCCTGCTGTCGGTGCTGGGCACCGGCACCGACGCCGGCATCTACACGGCGATCGGGCGTCTGGTCACCGCGGGGTCGCTGCTCCAACTGGCGATCAGACTGGCGGTGGCGCCGCAGATCAGCCGGCTGCTGGCGGGCGGTGACACCCACGGCGCCCATCATCTGCACCGGCTGTCGACGCGCTGGATCGCGCTCTTCTCCTGGCCCGTTTTCCTGGTCCTCGCGGCCTACCCGCGGACCGTGCTGTCGCTCTTCGGGCCCGGCTTCGACGAGGGCGCGGCGGGGTTGGTGGTGCTGGCGGCGGCCTGTCTGGTCAATGTCGGCGTCGGCAATGCGCAGACGGTCATCCTCATGGCCGGGCGGAGCGTCTGGAATCTGGTGGTTGCGGGCACCGCGTTCGCGGTTCAACTGGGCAGCGGGGTATGGCTGGTGCCCCGGTACGGGGTGCTGGGGGCGGCGGTGTCCTGGGGTCTGGCGATCGTGGTGGACAACGGTGCCTCGGCGCTGCTGGCCCGCTACCGCCTGGGCTTTCGCACCGTCGACCGGGGCTATCTGTACGCCGCGGCGATCGGCATCGTGACGGTGGCGCTCCCGGTGTTCGCCCTGCGGACGCTTTTCGGGGACAGCCTTCCCGGTACGCTTTTGGGAATTGTTTTAGCCATTGGGGCTTTCGGCGCGGCCGTCTGGCGCTATCGTTTGCCGCTGGGGGTAGGGGAGTTCTTCGGGGCGCTGCGCAAGCGTGGTTCGGGAAACTCACCGTGAACACCGGTCCCATTTCCGCACAGAACTCGTCGCGTTCCCACGTCCTACCCTGACAATTCCGATCGCGCCATGCTTCCAGGGGGGACCTGTGCGCCAAAGAAGCAGACCTGTCCATCTCTTGCTCGCCGCCGCGGTGCTGGGCACCGCATCGACGGCCCTTTCCGCCGGACCCGCTCAGGCCGCCGGTGAAACCACCCTCACTGCCGATCCGCTGAGCACCTGGCAGACCGACGGCATCGTGTGGGCCATGGCCTATGCCAAGGGCATCGTCTACGTAGGAGGCACCTTCAGCCACATCCGGCCGCCGGGCGCCGCGCCCGGCTCCACCGGAGAGCTCGCCCGTAAGAACTTCGCGGCCTTCGACGCCGAAACCGGTGAACCGCTGCCGTGCGCCCCGGCGTTCACCGGCGGCACGGGCACCGTCCGGGCCATGAAGGCCTCGCCCGACGGCTCGAAGATCTACATCGGCGGCTCGTTCGGGAAGGCCGGCCCGGTGGGCCGGTCCAACACGGCCGCTCTCAACACCGCCGACTGCACCATCGGGGCGGACTGGCAGCCGACGGTCAGCTCGACCGTCCGGGCCCTGGACGTCACGGCCGACACCGTCTACATCGGCGGCGGCTTCGACACCGTCCAGGGACAGACCCGCGAGCGGATCGCCGCGCTGCGGCCCGACGGCGAGCTGCTCCCGTTCAAGGCGACGATCCGTGGTTCCTCGGTCGGCAACGACCCCACACCGGCGGTCAACGCCATCACGGTCGCCCCCCAGCTCAACAAGGTCATCATCGGCGGCCGGTTCACCTCGGTGAACGGCAGCTGGCTGAGCGTGCACGCGCTGGCCGGGCTGGACGCGACCACCGGGCGGGTCGTCAACTCCTTCGCCGGCTGGATTCCCCAGAGGTCGGCGGTCAAGTCGCTCGTCAACGACGGGACCAACTTCTATCTGGGCGCCGAGGGCACCGGCGGCGGGGTCTTCGACGGCCGCGCGGCCGGACGGCTGTCGGACGGCTCGCAGCTCTGGAAGGACACCTGCCTGGGCGCCACGCAGGCGGTCCTGCCGTACAAGGGAGTCCTCTACAGCGGCTCCCATGCGCACGACTGCTCCAACACCCCGGGCGGCTTCACCGACATCGGCAACCGTCAGCACTTCCTGGCGCAGTCGATCTCGGACAAGACGATCCTGCCGTGGTTCCCGGACACCAACGACGGGATCGGCGAGCAGATCGGCCCGCGGGCGCTGACCGTGGGGGACGGCATCCTGTGGGCGGGCGGCGAGTTCACCACCGTCAACGACGCGCCGCAGCAGGGTCTGACCCGGTTCGCTGCGGGGCCGGACACCGGGGCGCCGCAGGTGCCGCTGCTCAGCGGTGCGAGCGGGTCCCGGGGCAAGATCACGCTGAACTGGAAGGCTTCGTGGGACCGGGACGACGGTGTCCTGACCTACAAGATCTACCGCGACGGCGAGT
This genomic stretch from Streptomyces nigrescens harbors:
- a CDS encoding polysaccharide biosynthesis tyrosine autokinase — protein: MSVFDEPAEEPDQIRDQLRQLFRYRALVVLGLVLGMLGGGAVSLLGGSTYTATGEVVVHAISTAPFEAGGVSVDKQISMGTERQIAQSASVAARAGKALKLATDPATLQRDLRVSNPPETQTLMFEYSADSPDRASALVNAFVQAYLKYRQDAATQRIDKTVGKLSAELKPLQEQRKVLDRRIAGGGGAAGRATDESERSNLVSEIADLQGRISSLKSLDTTPGDIVRKGDPPAFPSSPGLVVLLLAGAVVGLVLGILAAWIRSVLEPRVRSVADVQDNLRAPVLGILPRRQGGTELLEVGRTGRGNRAEAYRTIAFRLVHDQRFAGRGSLLVVSPRENAEAVSVAVNLAGAFAEIGNDILLVEADLRTPQLAQRLPLHPGHGRPVPGSWADGERLAVDAGVDGRFDLLPGREVPNPARTLSSPRFARLLNTPSGPNENVVVVTGPLLSHADGLAVAKQAAGVVVVCDLNEVRRDDLDRVWELITGAGGHILGAVLDKGSRATSLRRLTDGGPTHRKRGRGRPRAAAVAPPPRPGPPPPRLGPAPQDGTPLDSDTTSLRR
- a CDS encoding oligosaccharide flippase family protein yields the protein MTAIRPAGADGRSAPAAPGGAAAGGRGVGSTARGSLFGLAGSAANALFGFVLVAVITHGLGAGGAGAVFTGVAAFTILSNALKLGADTALVRFVSRDLELSGGAGVPALLRISVLPTLLASAAGAAVLLCSPGLAGLLLPELDPGQAAALIRLFAVFLPVTTVALVLLGATRGYGSVVPFVGVEQIGKPAVRVLLAVPLVLLAPSVAGLSAAWLAPGVLGAVAACVSLRRSRRAHPGSGQPPSQAREFWAFAGPRAISSVFDITAVWIGVILLSVLGTGTDAGIYTAIGRLVTAGSLLQLAIRLAVAPQISRLLAGGDTHGAHHLHRLSTRWIALFSWPVFLVLAAYPRTVLSLFGPGFDEGAAGLVVLAAACLVNVGVGNAQTVILMAGRSVWNLVVAGTAFAVQLGSGVWLVPRYGVLGAAVSWGLAIVVDNGASALLARYRLGFRTVDRGYLYAAAIGIVTVALPVFALRTLFGDSLPGTLLGIVLAIGAFGAAVWRYRLPLGVGEFFGALRKRGSGNSP